In Syntrophorhabdus sp., the sequence GATCACCCCCGATTTTGTGGGGCTCACCTTTGCGGTCCACAACGGCAGGAAGTTCATACCGGTTTTCGTAACCGAGGAAATGGTCGGCCACAAGCTCGGTGAGTTCTCACCGACACGGACCTTCCACAGCCATGCCGGCGACAGGAAATCGAAAGTGGCCAGGAAGAAGGATTGATATCATGGAAATCACGGCGAAGACTCGAATGATACGTATATCACCGCGGAAGGTGCGGATCGTCGCTGACCTGATCAGGAAGAAGAACGTCAACGAGGCCTCGGGGCTCTTGACCTACATGCCGCAGAAAAGCGCCTTCCTATTGAAGAAGCTCCTCGACAGCGCCATAGCAAACGCCCGACAGAAGAAATACATCGATGTGGACAACCTGTACGTCAAGAGCATCATGGTGGACGGCGGACCGGTCCTGAAACGCTTCATGCCGAGGGCGATGGGGCGTGCAACGAAGATACGCAAGAGATTAAGCCATATAACGCTCATCCTGGATGAAGCATAGACTTGGAGGTTAAATGGGTCAGAAGACAAACCCTTTCGGTTTCAGGCTCGGGGTCATCAAGACCTGGGATTCCAAATGGTTCGCGGCACGGAATTACGCGAGGTTCCTCCACGAAGACCTGGTGATAAAGAAGTTTCTCAAGAAGAAGCTTTACCAGGCCGGGATATCGAAGATCGAGATAGAACGTGCCGCCAACAAGGACAAGCGGGCGAAGATAAACATCCACACATCGAGGCCGGGTCTGGTGATAGGGCGCAAGGGAGCCGAGGTTGAGAACCTGAAGCGTGAACTCCAGCGGATCACCGACAAGGAGGTCATCCTCAACATCACCGAGGTGAAAAGGCCCGAGACGGACGCCCAGCTTGTCGCCGAGAATGTGGCGCTCCAGATCGAGCGCAGGGTTTCATTCAGACGGGCGATGAAGAAGAACGTACAGCAGGCGCTGAAGTTCGGCGCCAAGGGCATAAAGGCCATGTGCGCCGGCAGGCTCGGCGGCGCCGAGATGGCGCGGACCGAATGGTATCGTGAAGGCAGGGTGCCCCTGCAGACCATTCGAGCCGATATCGACTACGGGTATGCTGTCGCGTCCACGAAGTATGGCGTGATCGGTATAAAGGTCTGGATATTCAAAGGAGAAGTATTTCAGGAGGCTCGGTAATGCTTGCACCAAAAAGGGTAAGATACAGAAAAGTGCAGAAAGGTACCCTCAGGGGCGTCGCTCAGCGGGGCAATGTGGTCAGCTTCGGCGACTTCGGCCTCCAGGCCACGGAAGGCGGATGGATCACATCCCGTCAGATCGAAGCGGCCCGTATCGCCCTTACGAGATATGTCAAGAGGACAGGCAAGGTCTGGATCAGGGTATTCCCTGACAAGCCCATAACGAAAAAGCCTGCGGAGACAAGGATGGGCAAGGGGAAAGGGCCGAACGAAGGATGGGTTGCCGTCGTGAAACCCGGCAGGGTCCTCTACGAGATCACCGGCGTTCCCGAAGAAAAGGCGCGCGAGGCCTTGAGAATTGCTTCCTTCAAACTTCCGATCGGTACCAAGTTCATTGCACGAAGTGAGGAACAATGAAAGCGAAAGAGCTGAAGGAACTGACGAAAGAGGAACTGGCAAAGAAGAAGAAGGATCTCAAGGAAGAGCTTTTCAACCTGAGATTTCAGCATTCGACGGGGCAGCTTGAGAACACGGCACGGATGAACACGCTGAAGAAGGACGTCGCCAGGATAGAAACCGTCTTGAGCGGGAAGGAATAAAGGCTTAAAGAGGTTCCCATGGAAGCTAAACGCGAAATAAGCAAGCGAAAGATGGTCGGCAGGGTCATTAAGGACAAGATGGATAAAACGGTTGTCGTTGAGGTCGAAAAGTTCCTCAAGCACCCGAAGTATCACAAGTTCATCAAGAGGAAACTGAGATATAAAGCACACGACGAGAATAATTCCAGCAAGACGGGCGACCGGGTATTGATCGTGGAGACACGACCTCTGAGCAAGGACAAGCGCTGGCTCGTAAAAGAGGTTGTCAGACACGAGGAACTTTTCTTGGTCAAGAACGAGGTGGCACATGATTCAGGAGAGATCTAAGCTCGAAGTTGCCGACAATTCAGGTGCGAAGAAACTGGGGTGCATCAAGGTGCTCGGCGGGTCACGGAAGCGCTACGGGACAGTGGGAGACATCATCGTGGCATCGGTGAAAGAGGTGATCCCCAACTCCAAGGTGAAGAAGGGTGAAGTGGTCAAGGCCGTGATCGTCAGGACGAAGAAGGAGATACGCAGGAACGACGGTTCGTACGTGAAGTTCGACGACAATTCGGCGGTCATCATAAATCAGTATAATGAGCCCGTGGGAACGCGCATCTTCGGTCCCGTGGCGAGAGAGCTTCGGGCCAAGAGGTTCATGAAGATCGTGTCCCTGGCCCCCGAGGTTGTGTGAGGTTTATCATGGAAAAGGCGTATCACGTAAAGAAAAATGACCTGGTAATGGTAACGACCGGAAAGGACAAGGGAAAGACGGGGAAGGTCCTCAGGATCAACTACAAGAAGGACCGGCTGATCGTTGAGAAGGTCAACATGGTGAAGAAACACGTGAGGCCGAGCCAGAAGGCCAAGGGCGGCATCATGGAGATGGAGAGTTCCATCCATGTTTCGAACGTCATGATCTATTGCGAGAAGTGCGCGAAGCCCGTCCGGACGGGAAAGAAGGTCCTGGAGAACGGTAAAAAGGTGCGTTTTTGCAAGAAATGCGACGAGGTCATCGATAAGTAAGCGGGAGGCGGTCGTTGAATACGTACAGGGAGTTCTACGAAAAGGAAGTGAAATCGGCCCTCATGAGGCGGTTTCAGTATAAGAACATAATGGAAGTGCCGAAGATCGTGAAGATCACCGTGAATATCGGCCTCGGCGAGGCCCTGCAGAACATCAAGGCCCTCGATGCGGCCTCGGGCGATATCAAGCTGATCACCGGCCAGAAGCCGGTCATCACGAAGGCGAAGAAATCCATCGCCTCCTTCAAACTCCGCGAAGGCATGTCCGTGGGATGCATGGTGACACTGCGCAGCGAGAGGATGTATGAGTTCTACCGCAAACTGGTGACCATTGTCCTGCCGCGGGTGAGAGACTTCAAGGGGGTTTCCCCGAAATCATTCGACGGCAGGGGCAATTACACCCTGGGATTGAAAGAACAGATCATCTTTCCCGAGATCGAGTACGACAAGATCGACAAGATCAGGGGAATGAACATAACGATCACGACAACGGCGAAGACGGATGAAGAAGGCCATGAGCTTTTGAAACTCATGGGTATGCCTTTCAGGAGTTGACGGAGGAGTGCATGGCAAGGAAAGCAATGATAGAAAAGACGAAGAGGGCGCCGAAGTTCAAGGTGCGTGTGCGTAACAGATGTGCCGTCTGCGGCAGGCCGAGAGCCTTTATCAGGAAATTCCAGATGTGCAGGGTCTGCTTTAGGTCCTATTCCCTGAGGGGCGAGATCCCCGGCGTTCTAAAATCAAGCTGGTGAGGTGGTAAGATGGGTATGGTTGATCCAATAGCAGACATGATGACGAGGATCCGCAACGCCATCACGGCTCGTCATGAAACGGTTGACATTCCTTATTCCAACATGAAGTTCTCCATTTCCAGGATCCTCAAGGAAGAGGGCTACGTGAGGAATTATAAGACCTTTGTCGACGAGAGCAGAAAGAAGTTCCTCAAGGTCTACATCAGCTACGACGAGAATTCGAAGAGCGTCATCACCGGCCTCAAGACGATCAGTAAGCCGGGCAGGCGCGTCTATGCCAAGGTCACCGACATGCCCAGGTTCCGGAATCGGACAGGCATCGTTGTGGTTTCCACGTCGAAAGGCCTCATGACGGACAAGAACGCGATAAAGAACAAGGTTGGAGGAGAACCCCTCCTCGTGGTGTGGTGAGGTGCAGGTATGTCGAGGATAGGGAAAAAGCCAATTATACTCCCGCAGGGAACAAAACTGGAGCTTAAGGAAGGCGAGGTTTTCGTCACAGGGCCCAAGGGCTCCCTCAAGAGGCCGTTCCTGAAGGGGCTGACGCTCAGCATGGACGGCAGCACCGTGACCGTGTCCCGCACGAGCGAAGAAAAGACGATCAGGGGTTACCACGGTCTCATGAGGACGCTTATCGCCAACATGGTGGATGGCGTGTCGAAGGGATTCGAAAAGAAACTCGAGATCGTCGGCATCGGCTACAGGGCGGAATTCCAGTCCGGGAGTTTCACCTTTTATCTCGGTTATTCACATCCCATAGTCTTTACGCTCCCCGAAGGCATCACCGGCGGGCTTGAAAAGCAGACACAGGTGTCCATCCAGGGGATCGACAAGGAACTGGTGGGGCAGGTTGCCGCAAAGATACGTGCTTTGAGAAAACCCGATGCTTACAAGAACAAAGGTATCAAGTACGCCGACGAGGTCCTGAGAAAGAAAGCAGGCAAAAGCGGGAAATAAGGAGTAGCGGTATGGCCAGAAAGGATAAAGTCGAAGCCCGGCAGAGGCGGAAACTGAGAATACGGAAGAAGATCCACGGCACCGAGCTGAAACCGAGACTCACGGTGTTCAAGAGTATCAAGCAGATATACGCGCAGCTCGTGGATGACACGCAGCAAAAGGTCCTTACCGGGACCTCGACCCTCAACAAGGAAGTGCAGGCCGGATTGAAGAGCGGCGGCAACAGCGACGCCGCGAAGAAGGTCGGCGAAGCTATCGGAAAGAAGGCCCTCGAACTCGGCATTACGGAGGTGGTTTTCGACCGCAACGGCTTCAAGTATCACGGAAGGATCAAGGCGCTCGCCGACGGGGCGCGTGAAGCCGGGCTAAAATTCTAACGGGAGGTTGTGTTGGTTGAAAGAAAGCGAATAGACGCAGGCGATCTTGAGTTACAGGACAGGCTTGTCTACATAAACCGCGTCGCGAAGGTTGTCAAGGGTGGCCGCAGGTTTTCT encodes:
- the rpsS gene encoding 30S ribosomal protein S19 — encoded protein: MARSVSKGPFLDVKLAKKVDEAKETKGSKVIKTWSRRSTITPDFVGLTFAVHNGRKFIPVFVTEEMVGHKLGEFSPTRTFHSHAGDRKSKVARKKD
- the rplV gene encoding 50S ribosomal protein L22, with amino-acid sequence MEITAKTRMIRISPRKVRIVADLIRKKNVNEASGLLTYMPQKSAFLLKKLLDSAIANARQKKYIDVDNLYVKSIMVDGGPVLKRFMPRAMGRATKIRKRLSHITLILDEA
- the rpsC gene encoding 30S ribosomal protein S3, yielding MGQKTNPFGFRLGVIKTWDSKWFAARNYARFLHEDLVIKKFLKKKLYQAGISKIEIERAANKDKRAKINIHTSRPGLVIGRKGAEVENLKRELQRITDKEVILNITEVKRPETDAQLVAENVALQIERRVSFRRAMKKNVQQALKFGAKGIKAMCAGRLGGAEMARTEWYREGRVPLQTIRADIDYGYAVASTKYGVIGIKVWIFKGEVFQEAR
- the rplP gene encoding 50S ribosomal protein L16, whose protein sequence is MLAPKRVRYRKVQKGTLRGVAQRGNVVSFGDFGLQATEGGWITSRQIEAARIALTRYVKRTGKVWIRVFPDKPITKKPAETRMGKGKGPNEGWVAVVKPGRVLYEITGVPEEKAREALRIASFKLPIGTKFIARSEEQ
- the rpmC gene encoding 50S ribosomal protein L29, whose amino-acid sequence is MKAKELKELTKEELAKKKKDLKEELFNLRFQHSTGQLENTARMNTLKKDVARIETVLSGKE
- the rpsQ gene encoding 30S ribosomal protein S17 — translated: MEAKREISKRKMVGRVIKDKMDKTVVVEVEKFLKHPKYHKFIKRKLRYKAHDENNSSKTGDRVLIVETRPLSKDKRWLVKEVVRHEELFLVKNEVAHDSGEI
- the rplN gene encoding 50S ribosomal protein L14 — protein: MIQERSKLEVADNSGAKKLGCIKVLGGSRKRYGTVGDIIVASVKEVIPNSKVKKGEVVKAVIVRTKKEIRRNDGSYVKFDDNSAVIINQYNEPVGTRIFGPVARELRAKRFMKIVSLAPEVV
- a CDS encoding 50S ribosomal protein L24 encodes the protein MEKAYHVKKNDLVMVTTGKDKGKTGKVLRINYKKDRLIVEKVNMVKKHVRPSQKAKGGIMEMESSIHVSNVMIYCEKCAKPVRTGKKVLENGKKVRFCKKCDEVIDK
- the rplE gene encoding 50S ribosomal protein L5 — its product is MNTYREFYEKEVKSALMRRFQYKNIMEVPKIVKITVNIGLGEALQNIKALDAASGDIKLITGQKPVITKAKKSIASFKLREGMSVGCMVTLRSERMYEFYRKLVTIVLPRVRDFKGVSPKSFDGRGNYTLGLKEQIIFPEIEYDKIDKIRGMNITITTTAKTDEEGHELLKLMGMPFRS
- a CDS encoding type Z 30S ribosomal protein S14, with protein sequence MARKAMIEKTKRAPKFKVRVRNRCAVCGRPRAFIRKFQMCRVCFRSYSLRGEIPGVLKSSW
- the rpsH gene encoding 30S ribosomal protein S8: MGMVDPIADMMTRIRNAITARHETVDIPYSNMKFSISRILKEEGYVRNYKTFVDESRKKFLKVYISYDENSKSVITGLKTISKPGRRVYAKVTDMPRFRNRTGIVVVSTSKGLMTDKNAIKNKVGGEPLLVVW
- the rplF gene encoding 50S ribosomal protein L6 — its product is MSRIGKKPIILPQGTKLELKEGEVFVTGPKGSLKRPFLKGLTLSMDGSTVTVSRTSEEKTIRGYHGLMRTLIANMVDGVSKGFEKKLEIVGIGYRAEFQSGSFTFYLGYSHPIVFTLPEGITGGLEKQTQVSIQGIDKELVGQVAAKIRALRKPDAYKNKGIKYADEVLRKKAGKSGK
- a CDS encoding 50S ribosomal protein L18 yields the protein MARKDKVEARQRRKLRIRKKIHGTELKPRLTVFKSIKQIYAQLVDDTQQKVLTGTSTLNKEVQAGLKSGGNSDAAKKVGEAIGKKALELGITEVVFDRNGFKYHGRIKALADGAREAGLKF